A window from Desulfomicrobium escambiense DSM 10707 encodes these proteins:
- a CDS encoding efflux RND transporter permease subunit, with amino-acid sequence MRDRIQHGAIAWMASNPVAANLIMLICLVGGFIMSTQIKQEVFPEFESDIVTVTVPYPGASPEEVEKGIVLAIEERVTGLDGVKKVTSSSVEGAGTVTVEALAGADVERLAQDVKSEVDRITSFPEDAETPAVVIASNRRQTMSVAVYGAMDERVLREVAETVRDELLQDPEITQVDLSGVRDLEIAVEISEAKLRAHGLTLRQVADIIGRSALELPGGSVKTDQGEILVRVKDRRDLGTEFASLPIVTTPEGSVVRLEDLGTVTDGFEDTDLYARYNNQPAVLLNIYRVGDQTPISVSDAVRRHMERLERMLPPGVHLAKRNDSSDVFRQRMDLLTRNGIMGLALVFLLLALFLEIRLAFWVSMGIPVSIMGSFLVLPAFGVSFNMVSMFAFIITLGIVVDDAIVVGENVYQHKERGLPYLKAATAGARNVVVPVTFSVLTNVVAFLPMFFVPGTMGKIFWAVPAVVVSVFLISLVESLFVLPAHLGHQKAGGKSWFSFLLKAQARFSAGFLNVVRTVVSPLLLWTIRLRYLTLAVALAVLAGTVGYVASGRMGMVMFPRVESDFAYVEVAMPFGAPVARTEAAIDRMVRVARELAEENGGEALVEGIYSQVGTSNGGHEGSVRVFLTPPEERPLGTAEFTRRWRERVGPIAGAEYVKFESDRGGPGSGAALTVELSHRSTDILERAGQELAQALTKYAQVSDIDDGFSAGKVQLDVRIRPEGRSLGLTSQDVARQTRAAFFGAEALRQQRGRNEVKVMVRLPKVQRVSLQNIEDFLVRTPAGTDVPLREVADVATGRSYTSIDRRNGRRVISVTADVNPPSEAAGIQEVLKDTYLPQLRDRYQGLEFSFEGQQADIQDGVKALLFGLGMANLCIFALLAVPLKSYVQPLIIMSSIPFGIVGAVFGHLLMGYSLSLVSLFGIVALTGVVVNDSLVLIDCANGKRRLGEAALSSIHGAAVERFRPILLTTVTTFGGLAPMIWETSRQARFLIPMALSLGFGIVFATFITLGIVPSLYMVLEDIKRFGRRLRA; translated from the coding sequence ATGCGCGACAGGATACAGCACGGCGCCATCGCCTGGATGGCCTCCAACCCGGTTGCCGCCAATCTGATCATGCTCATCTGCCTGGTCGGCGGCTTCATCATGAGCACGCAGATCAAGCAGGAGGTCTTTCCGGAGTTCGAGTCCGACATCGTGACCGTGACGGTGCCCTACCCCGGCGCGAGTCCTGAGGAAGTGGAGAAGGGCATCGTCCTGGCCATCGAGGAACGGGTCACGGGCCTGGACGGCGTCAAGAAGGTCACGTCCTCCTCCGTGGAGGGTGCGGGCACGGTCACGGTGGAGGCCCTGGCCGGGGCCGACGTCGAACGCCTGGCCCAGGACGTCAAGAGCGAGGTGGACCGCATCACGTCCTTCCCCGAGGACGCCGAGACACCGGCCGTGGTCATCGCCTCCAACCGGCGTCAGACCATGTCCGTGGCCGTGTACGGGGCCATGGACGAACGGGTGCTGCGCGAAGTGGCCGAGACCGTGCGCGACGAACTCCTCCAGGACCCCGAAATCACCCAGGTTGACCTGAGCGGCGTGCGCGACCTGGAAATCGCCGTGGAAATCTCCGAGGCAAAGCTGCGGGCCCACGGCCTGACCCTGCGGCAGGTGGCCGACATCATCGGCCGCTCGGCCCTGGAACTCCCCGGCGGCAGCGTCAAGACCGACCAGGGCGAAATTCTGGTCCGGGTCAAGGACCGGCGCGACCTGGGTACCGAATTCGCGTCCCTGCCCATCGTCACCACGCCCGAAGGCTCCGTGGTCCGCCTGGAAGACCTGGGCACAGTGACCGACGGCTTCGAGGACACGGACCTCTACGCCCGCTACAACAACCAGCCGGCCGTACTGCTGAACATCTACCGCGTGGGCGACCAGACGCCCATCTCCGTGTCCGATGCCGTGAGACGGCACATGGAGCGGCTGGAGAGGATGCTGCCGCCCGGCGTGCATCTGGCCAAGCGCAACGACAGCTCCGACGTCTTCCGTCAGCGCATGGACCTGCTGACCCGCAACGGCATCATGGGCCTCGCCCTGGTCTTCCTTCTCCTGGCCCTCTTCCTGGAGATACGTCTGGCATTCTGGGTCAGCATGGGCATCCCCGTGTCCATCATGGGCTCCTTCCTGGTGCTGCCCGCCTTCGGCGTGAGCTTCAACATGGTCTCCATGTTCGCCTTCATCATCACGCTGGGCATCGTGGTCGACGACGCCATCGTGGTCGGCGAGAACGTCTACCAGCACAAAGAACGCGGCCTGCCCTACCTCAAGGCCGCCACCGCAGGCGCGCGCAACGTCGTGGTGCCCGTGACCTTCTCGGTCCTGACCAACGTCGTGGCCTTCCTGCCCATGTTCTTCGTGCCGGGCACCATGGGCAAGATCTTCTGGGCCGTGCCGGCCGTGGTCGTCAGCGTGTTCCTCATCTCCCTGGTGGAGAGTCTCTTCGTCCTGCCGGCCCACCTCGGGCACCAGAAGGCAGGCGGGAAGTCATGGTTCTCCTTCCTGCTCAAGGCCCAGGCGCGCTTCAGCGCCGGCTTCCTGAACGTGGTTCGGACCGTCGTCTCCCCGCTGCTGCTGTGGACCATCCGCCTGCGCTACCTGACCCTGGCCGTGGCCCTGGCCGTCCTGGCCGGGACGGTCGGGTACGTGGCCAGCGGGCGCATGGGCATGGTCATGTTTCCACGGGTGGAATCGGACTTCGCCTACGTCGAGGTGGCCATGCCCTTCGGCGCCCCAGTGGCCAGGACCGAGGCGGCCATCGACCGCATGGTCCGTGTGGCCAGGGAACTGGCCGAGGAAAACGGAGGCGAGGCGCTCGTGGAGGGCATCTATTCCCAGGTCGGAACCAGCAACGGAGGGCACGAGGGATCGGTCCGGGTCTTTCTGACTCCCCCTGAAGAGCGGCCTCTGGGCACTGCGGAATTCACACGCCGGTGGCGGGAGCGCGTGGGGCCCATCGCCGGGGCCGAGTACGTCAAGTTCGAGTCCGACCGCGGCGGACCAGGCTCCGGAGCCGCGCTGACCGTGGAGCTCTCCCACCGTTCCACGGACATCCTCGAACGGGCCGGGCAGGAACTGGCCCAGGCCCTGACCAAGTACGCCCAGGTATCGGACATCGACGACGGCTTTTCGGCCGGCAAGGTGCAGCTCGACGTGCGCATCCGGCCCGAGGGCCGCAGCCTCGGCCTGACGTCCCAGGACGTGGCCAGACAGACCCGGGCCGCTTTTTTCGGGGCCGAGGCCCTACGCCAGCAGCGCGGCCGCAACGAGGTCAAGGTCATGGTCCGCCTGCCCAAGGTCCAGCGCGTCTCCCTGCAGAACATCGAGGATTTCCTGGTCCGCACGCCCGCAGGGACGGACGTGCCCCTGCGGGAGGTGGCCGACGTGGCCACGGGCCGCTCCTACACCAGCATCGACAGGAGAAACGGACGCCGCGTCATCTCCGTCACGGCCGACGTGAACCCGCCATCCGAGGCGGCGGGCATCCAGGAGGTGCTCAAGGACACGTACCTGCCGCAGCTGCGGGATCGCTACCAGGGCCTGGAATTCAGCTTCGAAGGGCAGCAGGCCGACATCCAGGACGGCGTCAAGGCTCTGCTCTTCGGCCTGGGCATGGCCAACCTCTGTATCTTCGCCCTGCTGGCCGTGCCGCTGAAGAGCTACGTACAGCCGCTGATCATCATGTCGAGCATCCCCTTCGGCATCGTCGGGGCCGTGTTCGGGCATCTGCTCATGGGCTACAGCTTGAGCCTCGTCTCCCTCTTCGGCATCGTCGCCCTGACGGGCGTGGTGGTCAACGACTCCCTGGTGCTCATCGACTGCGCCAACGGAAAGCGCCGTCTCGGCGAGGCGGCCCTCAGTTCCATCCACGGTGCGGCCGTGGAGCGCTTCCGCCCCATCCTGCTGACCACGGTCACGACCTTCGGAGGGCTCGCGCCCATGATCTGGGAAACGTCGCGGCAGGCGCGCTTCCTCATCCCCATGGCCCTGTCCCTGGGGTTCGGCATCGTCTTCGCGACCTTCATCACCCTCGGGATCGTGCCTTCGCTGTACATGGTCCTGGAAGACATCAAGCGCTTCGGGCGGCGCCTGCGCGCTTAG
- the wtpA gene encoding tungstate ABC transporter substrate-binding protein WtpA, which produces MNSVTCVWSIKALMAALFVFILAGPVCAEPSGKLVIFHAGSLAVPFGDMEKAFEAKYPKVDIQRESGGSTKLARMITELGKPADIMASADYLVIDEMLVPGFAGWNARFATNQIVLCYTPQSKYAAEINDKNWTEILQRPDVVWGHSDPNLDPCGYRSLMTVQLAEKFSGQAGLYDKILANRPEKNVRPKSVELISMLESGNMDYAFEYMSVAVQHGLKFVAFDDHINLGNYAMDPFYATAVVKVTGKEPGTFMEMKGSSITYGVTMLKNAPNPEAAEAFLAYLLDENGGLKILKDQGQPPIMPASVATQDMHTALPQGLKTLVKVSK; this is translated from the coding sequence ATGAACAGCGTGACGTGTGTCTGGTCGATCAAAGCCCTGATGGCGGCCCTCTTCGTTTTCATTCTGGCCGGTCCGGTCTGCGCCGAACCCTCGGGCAAGCTGGTCATTTTTCATGCCGGCAGCCTGGCCGTGCCTTTCGGGGACATGGAAAAGGCCTTCGAGGCCAAGTACCCCAAGGTCGACATCCAGCGCGAGTCCGGCGGAAGCACCAAGCTGGCCCGCATGATCACGGAACTCGGCAAGCCTGCTGACATCATGGCTTCGGCCGACTACTTGGTCATCGACGAAATGCTCGTGCCCGGGTTCGCCGGCTGGAACGCCCGTTTCGCCACCAACCAGATCGTCCTGTGCTACACGCCCCAGAGCAAATACGCCGCCGAGATCAACGACAAGAACTGGACGGAGATCCTGCAGCGTCCCGACGTGGTTTGGGGGCATTCTGACCCCAACTTGGACCCGTGCGGATACCGCAGCCTCATGACCGTCCAGCTGGCCGAGAAGTTCTCGGGCCAGGCCGGCCTCTATGACAAGATTCTGGCCAACAGGCCGGAAAAGAATGTGCGGCCCAAATCCGTTGAGCTCATCTCCATGCTCGAATCCGGAAACATGGACTACGCCTTCGAGTACATGTCCGTAGCGGTGCAGCACGGGCTCAAGTTCGTGGCCTTCGACGACCACATCAACCTGGGCAACTACGCCATGGACCCGTTCTACGCCACGGCCGTGGTCAAGGTCACGGGCAAGGAGCCCGGCACGTTCATGGAAATGAAGGGCAGCTCAATCACCTACGGCGTGACCATGCTCAAGAATGCGCCCAATCCCGAGGCGGCCGAGGCCTTTCTGGCCTATCTGCTGGATGAGAACGGGGGCCTGAAGATTCTCAAGGATCAGGGCCAGCCTCCCATCATGCCGGCCAGCGTCGCTACCCAGGACATGCATACAGCGCTTCCGCAGGGCCTCAAGACTTTGGTCAAGGTCTCGAAATAA
- a CDS encoding MFS transporter encodes MQNRTAALVAGSMASFLVPFMMSAVGITLPVVQTELQATAVELSWVAGSYILALAAILLPVGRLADIWGRRRTFVWGTAAFVVFSVCASLAWSVASLVVLRIVQGVGAAMILSTGVAIVTDIYPKNERGKVMGVLVACVYLGLSVGPLVGGLMTDLAGWRSVFFLSLPPGLACWLLAMRIEGEWRPAEGERFDALGSLYYALFVVCFVNGLTGLARPVQGLPLLAGAASLGLLFVLRSKRAVHPLLELSLFTSNRVFLLTSLATLVNYAGTFAVGFLLSLYLQVVKGFSPMNAGFLLVVQPVVQSLLSPLAGTLSDRFNAAGMASLGMALCALGLLCMVGVGAGTSLWAIGAILALLGLGFALFASPNMSVIMGSVEPRHYSIASSLVATMRTFGMSLSMGIATVVFGFLLHGRQVSPETVPQFLVSMHIIFAVCAALCVIGVFCSLGRVRKG; translated from the coding sequence ATGCAGAACCGAACCGCCGCCCTGGTCGCCGGGTCCATGGCCAGCTTTCTCGTCCCGTTCATGATGTCCGCGGTGGGCATCACCCTGCCCGTGGTGCAGACCGAGCTTCAGGCCACGGCCGTGGAGCTGAGCTGGGTGGCCGGCAGCTACATCCTGGCCCTGGCCGCCATACTGCTGCCGGTGGGGCGCCTGGCCGACATCTGGGGGCGCAGGCGGACCTTCGTCTGGGGCACGGCGGCCTTCGTCGTGTTTTCCGTATGCGCCTCCCTGGCCTGGTCCGTGGCCAGCCTCGTCGTGCTGCGCATCGTGCAGGGCGTGGGCGCGGCCATGATCCTGTCCACGGGCGTGGCCATCGTGACGGACATCTACCCGAAGAACGAGCGCGGCAAGGTCATGGGCGTGCTGGTGGCCTGCGTCTATCTCGGCCTGTCCGTGGGGCCGCTGGTGGGGGGGCTGATGACCGACCTCGCGGGATGGCGCAGCGTCTTTTTCCTGAGCCTGCCCCCGGGTCTGGCCTGCTGGCTGCTGGCCATGCGCATCGAGGGCGAGTGGCGGCCGGCGGAAGGGGAGCGTTTCGACGCCCTCGGGAGTCTCTACTACGCGCTCTTCGTGGTCTGCTTCGTCAACGGCCTGACGGGTCTGGCCAGGCCCGTCCAGGGGCTCCCCCTGCTCGCGGGCGCGGCGTCCCTGGGCCTGTTGTTTGTGCTGCGCTCCAAGCGCGCCGTTCACCCCCTGCTGGAGCTGTCCCTGTTCACGTCCAACCGCGTGTTTCTGCTGACAAGCCTGGCGACCCTCGTCAACTATGCCGGCACCTTCGCCGTGGGCTTCCTGCTGAGCCTCTACCTGCAGGTGGTCAAGGGCTTCTCGCCCATGAACGCCGGGTTTCTGCTCGTGGTCCAGCCCGTGGTGCAGAGCCTGCTGTCCCCTCTGGCGGGGACCCTTTCGGACAGGTTCAACGCGGCGGGCATGGCCAGCCTGGGCATGGCGCTGTGCGCCCTGGGACTTCTGTGCATGGTCGGCGTGGGCGCCGGCACCTCCCTGTGGGCCATCGGGGCGATTCTGGCGCTTCTCGGGCTGGGCTTCGCGCTCTTCGCCTCGCCCAACATGAGCGTGATCATGGGCAGCGTCGAGCCCCGGCATTACAGCATCGCCTCCAGCCTGGTGGCGACCATGCGCACTTTCGGCATGTCCCTGTCCATGGGCATCGCCACGGTGGTCTTCGGCTTCCTGCTGCACGGGCGGCAGGTCAGCCCCGAGACCGTCCCGCAGTTTTTGGTCAGTATGCACATCATCTTCGCCGTGTGCGCGGCGCTGTGCGTCATCGGCGTGTTCTGCTCCCTGGGCCGGGTCCGCAAGGGCTGA
- a CDS encoding bifunctional enoyl-CoA hydratase/phosphate acetyltransferase, translated as MLTSMQQIREKALTLPVQTVAVACAHDTEALKAVAEAYALGLARFILVGETDKIRTLADGMGLDLSSFELVDARGEAAGASATVQVVASGRAQILLKGFVDSSVLFRAVLDRDAGLRNGSTVSHTVVMDVPGFDKLYLLTDAAMIIKPDLETKRQIVLNAVKVARALGNPDPVVGVLCESEKVNPKMPATVDAAALVEMNRDGRLPGCRVGGPYALDNAISERAARHKGMDDPLAGKADILLAPDLAAGNIFYKSLMYFAHARSAGVVMGTKAPVLLNSRADSHETKINAVALGVLMAAAKAEGIA; from the coding sequence ATGCTCACATCGATGCAACAGATCCGCGAAAAGGCCCTGACCCTGCCCGTCCAGACCGTGGCCGTGGCCTGCGCCCACGACACCGAGGCCCTGAAGGCCGTGGCCGAGGCCTACGCCCTGGGGCTGGCCCGGTTCATCCTGGTCGGGGAGACCGACAAGATCCGCACCCTGGCCGACGGGATGGGCCTCGACCTTTCCAGTTTCGAACTCGTGGACGCCCGCGGCGAGGCCGCCGGTGCGTCGGCCACGGTTCAGGTCGTGGCCTCCGGGCGGGCCCAAATCCTGCTCAAGGGGTTCGTGGACTCCTCCGTCCTCTTCAGGGCCGTGCTGGACCGCGACGCGGGGCTGCGCAACGGGAGCACCGTCAGCCATACCGTTGTCATGGACGTGCCCGGCTTCGACAAGCTCTACCTCCTGACCGACGCGGCCATGATCATCAAGCCCGACCTCGAGACCAAGCGCCAGATCGTGCTCAACGCCGTGAAGGTGGCCCGCGCCCTGGGCAACCCGGACCCCGTGGTCGGCGTGCTGTGCGAGTCCGAGAAGGTCAACCCGAAGATGCCCGCCACCGTGGACGCGGCGGCCCTGGTCGAGATGAACCGCGACGGCCGCCTGCCCGGCTGCCGCGTGGGCGGCCCCTACGCCCTGGACAACGCCATCAGCGAGCGCGCCGCCCGCCACAAGGGCATGGATGACCCCCTGGCCGGAAAGGCCGACATCCTCCTGGCTCCGGACCTGGCCGCCGGCAACATCTTCTACAAGAGCCTCATGTACTTCGCCCACGCCCGCTCGGCCGGGGTGGTCATGGGCACCAAGGCCCCGGTGCTCCTCAACTCCCGGGCCGACTCCCACGAAACCAAGATCAACGCCGTAGCGCTGGGCGTGCTCATGGCCGCGGCGAAAGCGGAGGGCATCGCGTGA
- a CDS encoding efflux RND transporter periplasmic adaptor subunit, with translation MIIPECDSSRPLPSKVRIVIVLLAILVIGAGVFTAVRFIQTRPKPPQRPPAVIAPLVEVMTAKAGPETVVVRAMGTVVPSRRTLIRPEVSGVVREVSPDFLPGTTVKAGAPLLRLEAEDFRLAVSARQADLDSARAALDLELGYQQVARHELELLQKSGKALEDPNLALRKPQLAQARAKVLQAETALDQARLDLKRTTVTAPFTALVLDKQVEIGFRIGPTDTLATLVDASEYWVETTLPMDRLPWVFLPEKGRPGSSVLVRSQASGAQREGRILRLRGDLEDQGRLARVLVSLPRPLETSPAPILLGEYVRLDIEGKHLDQVVRLPRSALRENDTVWAVQNGTLDIRPVAVAWRDTETVLVASGLAAGDVIVTSELATPIQDMPLTLARDAGN, from the coding sequence ATGATCATCCCCGAGTGCGACAGCTCAAGGCCCCTGCCTTCCAAGGTCAGAATCGTCATCGTTCTCCTGGCCATTCTCGTCATCGGCGCCGGAGTCTTCACCGCCGTACGCTTCATCCAGACCCGACCCAAGCCGCCCCAGCGTCCGCCAGCGGTCATCGCGCCCCTGGTCGAGGTCATGACCGCCAAGGCCGGGCCGGAAACGGTCGTGGTCCGCGCCATGGGGACCGTGGTCCCGTCGCGCCGGACGCTCATCCGGCCCGAAGTGTCCGGCGTGGTGCGGGAGGTATCCCCGGATTTCCTGCCCGGCACCACCGTGAAGGCCGGAGCGCCGCTCCTGCGTCTGGAGGCCGAGGACTTCCGCCTGGCCGTGAGCGCCCGGCAGGCCGACCTGGACAGCGCCCGGGCGGCCCTGGACCTCGAACTCGGGTACCAGCAGGTCGCACGGCACGAACTCGAATTGCTGCAGAAATCCGGCAAAGCCCTAGAAGACCCGAACCTGGCCCTGCGCAAACCGCAACTGGCCCAGGCCAGGGCCAAGGTCCTGCAGGCCGAAACGGCGCTGGACCAGGCCAGGCTCGACCTGAAGCGCACGACCGTGACCGCGCCGTTCACGGCCCTGGTGCTCGACAAGCAGGTGGAGATCGGATTCCGGATCGGACCGACCGACACCCTGGCCACCCTGGTCGACGCAAGCGAGTACTGGGTCGAGACGACGCTGCCCATGGACCGTCTGCCCTGGGTTTTCCTGCCGGAAAAGGGCAGGCCCGGTTCCTCCGTGCTGGTCCGCTCCCAGGCCAGCGGCGCCCAGCGCGAAGGGCGCATCCTGCGCCTGCGCGGCGACCTGGAGGACCAGGGCCGCCTGGCCCGCGTGCTGGTCAGCCTGCCGCGCCCCCTGGAGACATCGCCCGCGCCCATCCTGCTGGGCGAGTACGTCCGGCTGGACATCGAAGGCAAACACCTCGATCAGGTCGTGCGCCTGCCGCGCTCCGCCCTGCGCGAAAACGACACGGTCTGGGCCGTGCAGAACGGCACCCTGGACATCCGGCCCGTGGCCGTGGCCTGGCGCGACACCGAAACCGTGCTGGTGGCAAGCGGACTTGCGGCGGGCGACGTCATCGTGACCAGCGAACTGGCCACGCCCATCCAGGACATGCCCCTGACCCTGGCCCGGGACGCGGGAAACTGA
- the buk gene encoding butyrate kinase yields the protein MTPHILAINPGSTSTKIAVFAGDEPVFVETIRHDATELAGFGHIMDQEGYRRELILAALHRHGLAVTDLAAVIGRGGLMRPIPGGTYAVNEAMLDDLRSCRFGTHASNLGAILARDLADEAGIPALIADPVVVDELGPLARYSGHPDISRRSIFHALNHKAVSRVAAAELGRPYEDLRLIVAHMGGGVSVGAHDRGRVVDVNNALDGDGPFSPERSGGLPAGSLVDWCFAPGADEAEIRRRITGRGGFLAYLGTADGLEIDRRVTAGDERAREVREAMAYQVAKEIGAMAAVLEGRIDAVILTGGLAHDGDLVDTVSRRVSFLAKIMVHAGEDEMGALTRAALRALDDPGTIRTYPA from the coding sequence GTGACGCCGCACATCCTGGCCATAAACCCCGGCTCCACCTCGACCAAGATCGCGGTCTTCGCCGGCGATGAACCCGTCTTCGTCGAGACCATTCGCCACGACGCCACGGAGCTTGCCGGCTTCGGCCACATCATGGACCAGGAAGGGTACAGGCGGGAACTCATCCTTGCCGCCCTGCACCGGCACGGCCTCGCCGTCACCGACCTGGCGGCCGTCATCGGCCGCGGCGGGCTCATGCGGCCCATCCCCGGCGGCACCTACGCCGTGAACGAGGCCATGCTGGACGACCTGCGTTCATGCCGCTTCGGCACCCATGCCTCCAACCTCGGAGCCATCCTGGCTCGCGACCTGGCGGACGAGGCCGGCATTCCCGCCCTCATCGCCGACCCGGTGGTCGTGGACGAGTTGGGCCCCCTGGCCCGCTATTCCGGGCATCCGGACATTTCCCGGCGCAGCATCTTTCACGCCCTGAACCACAAGGCCGTGTCCAGGGTGGCGGCCGCCGAACTGGGGCGCCCCTACGAGGATCTGCGCCTGATCGTGGCCCACATGGGCGGAGGCGTGTCCGTGGGCGCCCACGACCGCGGGCGCGTGGTCGACGTCAACAACGCCCTGGACGGCGACGGTCCCTTCTCGCCCGAGCGCAGCGGCGGCCTGCCCGCCGGGTCCCTGGTGGACTGGTGCTTCGCGCCAGGCGCGGACGAGGCCGAAATACGGCGCCGGATCACCGGCCGGGGCGGTTTCCTGGCCTACCTGGGTACGGCCGACGGCCTGGAGATCGACCGGCGCGTGACGGCCGGCGACGAGAGGGCCCGCGAAGTGCGTGAAGCCATGGCCTACCAGGTGGCCAAGGAGATCGGAGCCATGGCCGCCGTGCTCGAAGGCCGCATCGACGCGGTCATCCTCACGGGCGGCCTGGCGCATGACGGGGATCTGGTCGACACCGTCTCCCGCAGGGTATCCTTTCTGGCCAAGATCATGGTCCATGCCGGCGAGGACGAGATGGGCGCCCTGACTCGGGCCGCCCTGCGCGCTCTGGACGATCCCGGGACGATCCGGACCTATCCGGCCTGA
- a CDS encoding efflux transporter outer membrane subunit: MRLLFLLLLLAGCRAFTPDPAPQPALPQAYRVEAGDRATPEAWWRELGSPELDALMDEAFHSAPDLRTALARLDQARAAAARTGAALWPSVTADGDAARNWSKIRQRNVVEADAYGLGLAASFELDLWGRVRSLRSADSLAAEASLEDLRTAVLSLSGEIAEAWVGLCSAREQLAILEAQQRTNADIESALSLRFANSLASALDVLQQREAVAENTTRIIAVQAEAARLENRLHLLLGKAPGSLDLSASTRLPQPLPLPDTGLPSDLLQDRPDIRASWRRLMEAGWDVAAARADRMPALRLSGRFEQNGDDVGRIFDNWLANLAASLTAPIFDGGSRAAEVERQKAIRDERLAAYEKAVFTALSEVDTGVSDVLKQSGLVDALDRQLEAARSALQSARVRYGNGVLEYDTVLSLLLKVQGLERTRIQAKASLLNFQTGLCRALGRGWRQAFPDQPATTEPDAS; encoded by the coding sequence ATGAGACTGCTGTTTCTTCTCCTTCTTCTGGCCGGCTGCCGCGCCTTCACCCCTGACCCGGCTCCCCAGCCCGCCCTGCCGCAGGCCTACCGCGTGGAGGCCGGAGACCGTGCCACGCCCGAAGCGTGGTGGAGGGAACTCGGCAGCCCGGAACTCGACGCCCTCATGGACGAGGCCTTCCACTCGGCCCCGGACCTGCGCACGGCCCTGGCCAGGCTGGACCAGGCCAGGGCCGCCGCGGCCAGAACGGGGGCCGCGCTGTGGCCGTCCGTGACCGCCGACGGCGATGCGGCCCGCAACTGGTCCAAAATCAGGCAACGGAACGTGGTCGAAGCCGACGCCTACGGATTAGGCCTGGCCGCGAGCTTCGAGCTGGACCTCTGGGGGCGGGTGCGCTCCCTGCGCAGCGCCGACAGTCTTGCGGCCGAAGCCAGCCTTGAGGACCTCCGCACCGCGGTCCTGTCCCTGAGCGGCGAGATCGCCGAGGCCTGGGTGGGCCTGTGCTCGGCCCGCGAGCAACTGGCCATCCTCGAAGCCCAGCAGCGCACCAACGCGGACATCGAGTCCGCCCTGAGCCTGCGTTTCGCCAATTCCCTGGCTTCGGCCCTGGACGTGCTGCAGCAGCGCGAGGCCGTGGCCGAGAACACCACGCGCATCATCGCCGTGCAAGCCGAGGCGGCGCGCCTGGAGAACAGGCTGCACCTGCTCCTGGGCAAGGCCCCGGGGAGCCTCGACCTTTCCGCCTCCACCCGCCTCCCGCAACCCCTGCCCCTGCCCGACACGGGCCTGCCCTCCGACCTGCTGCAGGATCGGCCCGACATCCGCGCCTCCTGGCGGCGGCTCATGGAAGCGGGCTGGGACGTGGCGGCGGCCAGGGCCGACCGCATGCCGGCCCTGCGCCTGTCCGGCCGCTTCGAGCAGAACGGGGACGACGTGGGGCGCATTTTCGACAACTGGCTCGCCAACCTGGCCGCGTCCCTGACGGCGCCCATCTTCGACGGGGGCAGCCGCGCGGCCGAGGTCGAACGCCAGAAGGCCATACGGGACGAACGGCTGGCCGCATACGAGAAGGCCGTCTTCACGGCCCTGTCCGAGGTGGATACGGGCGTGAGCGACGTGCTCAAGCAGTCCGGCCTCGTCGACGCCCTGGACCGCCAGCTCGAGGCCGCGCGCTCGGCCCTGCAGAGCGCCAGAGTCCGCTACGGCAACGGTGTTCTCGAATACGACACCGTGCTTTCCCTGCTGCTCAAGGTCCAAGGCCTCGAACGCACCAGAATCCAGGCCAAGGCCTCCCTGCTGAACTTCCAGACCGGCCTGTGCCGGGCCCTGGGCAGAGGCTGGCGGCAGGCCTTCCCCGACCAGCCAGCAACCACGGAACCGGACGCGTCATGA
- a CDS encoding bacteriohemerythrin: MTAKITWDSSFETGISEVDAQHLRLVEIINSLVDAIGHADKNTLKGIVEQLKEYAQYHFRTEEKIMEESGYAGLAEHRDEHAMFVDQILLFDLDVILASEGLAWDMLHFLRGWLTNHILVVDKRFSEQLQA; encoded by the coding sequence ATGACTGCGAAGATCACGTGGGACTCATCCTTCGAAACCGGCATCAGCGAGGTGGACGCCCAGCACCTGAGACTGGTCGAAATCATCAATTCCCTTGTCGACGCCATCGGCCACGCCGACAAGAACACCCTCAAGGGCATCGTCGAGCAGCTCAAGGAGTACGCGCAGTACCATTTCCGGACCGAAGAGAAGATCATGGAGGAGTCGGGCTATGCCGGACTGGCCGAGCACCGCGACGAGCACGCCATGTTCGTGGACCAGATCCTGCTCTTCGACCTCGACGTCATCCTGGCGTCCGAGGGGCTGGCCTGGGACATGCTCCATTTCCTGCGCGGCTGGCTGACCAACCACATCCTCGTCGTCGACAAACGGTTTTCGGAGCAGTTGCAGGCGTAG